Part of the Halalkalibacter krulwichiae genome is shown below.
CTCTCTTTCTTTCGGAAAACATTAGACCAAGATGAATTAACAAAAGTAGCACTAGTTGGTGTCGGGAATTTAGGAACAGCTTTTTTACATTATAATTTTTCAAAGAACAAAAATACTCAAATTGTCATGGCGTTTGATGTAGATGAAAATAAAATAGGAACAAATGTTGGTGGAGTACCGGTTTATCACCTAAAGGATTTCAAAGAAGTAATTGATTCTGATGTTACAGTCGCTATTTTAACCGTACCGTCTGCCGCCGCTCAAAAAATCGCTGATCAACTAGTAGAAGCTGGGATTCAAGGAATTCTAAACTTTACACCGGCAAGATTAGATGTGCCTGAAACTGTACGTGTGCATCACATCGATTTGACTGTTGAGCTACAATCATTAGTCTATTTTCTAAAGCATTACCCTGTGTAAAAGCTTGAACAACATATCGTAAATTCTCTACCAAGGAAAGAAGATTGAAGGATCGTCTCTTTCTTTTTGAACAAAATTATACAATTATCGAGAGTGATTGCCTTCTGTAATCAGAAGGACTATAATGAGAAAGTAATTGGACAAGGAGGTGCTACCTATGGGTTTAGGAGCAGGAAGTATTGCGATTATTGCACTTGTTGCCTTATTAATTTTTGGTCCAAAGAAACTTCCAGAGCTAGGAAAGGCTGCTGGAAATACTTTACGTGAATTCAAGCAAGCGACTAAAGGCTTAGCTGATGACGAAGATGATAAGAAGAAGGATAAAGATAAAGCCTAAGTAGGAAGGGTTTATAAATGGAACATAAAGATATGTCGGTGATGGAGCATATTGTGGAATTGAGACGAAGAATTGTCATATCGCTCATCTTTTTCACGGTCGCACTAATTGCCGGCTTTTTTTTAGCAAAACCTTTAATTATGTATTTACAAAGTACGCCAACTGCACAAGATTTACCGATGAATGCTTTTAAGTTAACGGATCCGATTAGAATCTTCATGACATTTGCCGTTTCTGTTGGCTTTGTTTTAACATTTCCGGTCATCATGTATCAACTCTGGGCTTTTATTAGGCCGGGGCTTCATGAGAAGGAGCAAAAGGCAACTCTTGCTTATATTCCTTTTGCCTTTATTTTGTTTTTATTAGGGATTTCATTCTCATATTTTATTTTATTCCCTTTCATAATTCAATTTATGGGTAATTTATCGGAAAGTTTAGGAATTACAGAGCAATATGGAATTAACGAATACTTTAGTTTTCTCTTTCAAATCACTTTGCCTTTTGGCTTGCTTTTTCAACTGCCAGTCGTCGTCATGTTCTTTACACGGCTAGGGATGATTACGCCAACCTTCTTAGGACAAGTGAGGAAAATTGCTTATTTTGTTTTGTTAGTGATTGCTGGTTTCATTACACCACCAGAGATTATTTCACATTTGATGGTAACCGTACCACTCTTACTTTTATATGAATTCAGTATATGGGTATCCTATTTAACTTATCGAAAAGTTAAAAGATTGGAAGCGGCACGTGAAGCAGAGTTAGAGAAATAACAACCAACATCGCATTGGAGTCCTTTTTTTAGGTGCTTCAATGCGATTGTATTTTTCAGGCGTTATAGGAAGGGTGCGTAAGGTTTTTGACAACAATATGTGAAATATTGAACAATCTTTGACAAGTATCAAAATAGAGTAGCCAAAGTGAGTAGTAGAGCTTATACTATGGATATAGAAAAGGTTGTGAAAATATTCACAAATTAATGTGAAGTGTTGAGCAATCGATAAGAAAATTAGAGGAGGAAGTCATCATGATAGGAAAATTCTTTAGAGATAATAAATATATTGCAGGTGTATGGTTTGTATTACGAGTGTATCTAGGGTGGGCTTGGTTAACTGCCGGTTGGGGCAAAGTAACAGGAGAATTTAATGCAGGAGGATTTCTACAAGGAGCTGTTGCCAATCCAGTATTAAAAGGAGAAGAGCTAATCTATCCTAACTATGTAGCCTTTCTAGAAAGCTTTGCGATTCCGAATGCAGAACTATTCAGTATCGTAGTAGCATGGGGAGAAGTGTTAGTAGGTTTAGGGTTAATCTTAGGAGTACTCACATCAGCAGCAGCGTTTTTCGGAGTCGTTATGAATATCTCTTTCTTATTTGCAGGTACGATTTCAACGAACCCATGGATGATTATGATTTCAATGTTTCTTTTAGCAGCAGGAGCAAATGCTGGAAGATACGGTGGCGATAGATGGGTACTGCCTTACTTGAAAGCAAAAGTCTTCCGTCGTAACAAAGATGATCAAAGCATGAACGTAACTGGGCAATTAAAAGAAGCAGTGTAATCTAAGGGGGTCAACTCGGGAAGAGTTGACCTTTATTAGCGTTTAGCTCTTCTGTTGCGATAAATACTTTCGTGGTATGATAGATTCATTATTTGCTTCGAAAAGCGAAATGGTGTAGGTGAGATCATGAACATATCTGAGAAGTGGTTAGTTGTCATTGCTGTATTACTAGGTTCTTTTACGATGATTTTAAACAATAGTATGCTGAATCCAGCTATTCCCCAGCTTATGGATGTCTTTCTAGCTGATGCCGTTTCGACTGGATGGGTGATTACGATCTTCATGGTTACAATGGGGATGACGGTGCCTGTTACTGGTTATTTAGGTGACCGATTTGGGAAAAAGAAGCTATATATTATCGGCTTATGTATTTTTATTTTAGGCTCAATTTTAGGCTCACAGTCATGGAATTTAAGCTCATTAATTCTCTTCCGGGGCTTGCAAGGAATCGGCGGAGGAATTATGATGCCGTTATCGATGGCTTTAATTTTTGAGGCATTTCCTCGAAAGGAAAGAGGTCTTGCTACAGGGGTATGGGGAGTATCCGCAATGATGGCTCCAACCATTGGCCCAACATTTGGAGGCTTTATCCTTGAAACGATGAATTGGACATATTTGTTTCTAGTGAATGTACCATTTGGCTTAATAGGACTTTGGTTTGCTTTACGGTACTTGCCTCATTCTAAATCGAATAATCGTGTTACATTTGATCGTTATGGGTTTGTGACCGTTACTTTAGGAGTCGGAGCGGTATTATTTGCATTAGGGCGTATTTCTGAATTTGCGCATTTAGGGGAGAGGATGAATCTATTGTTGCTAGCACTAGGTATCGTTCTACTCTATGTATTTGTGCGGATTGAGCGAAAAGTAGAGCAGCCTCTCTTAGACTTAGATTTGTTCAAGATCCCAGCTTATACATATAGCATGATTATAACGTCTATCTCTTCTATTGGTTTGTTTGCTGGTATTTTTTTGATTCCATTATTAATTCAACAGGTTTATCAATTCGGTCCGATTATGACGGGGTTTGTCTTCTTGCCATCTGCTTTATTGACCGGTATTTTCATGAGTATAGGAGGGCGTATTCTAGACCGAAGTGGGGCAACTGGGGTCATTTCTTCTGGGCTTATTATTGTGACTATTGGAACATTTCCACTAGGATTCCTGACAGTTGAATCGTCGCTAGCTATTGTCTTTGTTTGGATGGCAATACGAGGGATTGGGATGGGACTAAGTGGAATGCCCTCAACAACGACAGGGATGAATGCAATCCCAAACCATTTAATTTCAAGAGGCTCTGCGGTGAACAACGTAGTTAGACAAATGAGTTCAGCATTTGGAATTGTCTTTGTTTCTATCTACTATGAAGTAAGAAGGGGGCAGCTCACAGCGAGTATGAACTCTTTTGAAGAGGCGAGCATTCAAGCGATAAATGAAGGGTTTATAGTTGTATCCATTTTAACAGCCTTAACAATTCCAATCGCCTTCTTATTAGAAAGAGCAGCTCGCAACGATGAAAGGAAGATGCGTTCAAATTCATGAGACTTAAAGTAATAAACCCTGTTACTCTAAAGTAACAGGGTTTTACTCGTCTTAATCTTTTTTCTTCTTATTCTGCTTTTGCAATTGTTTAATGACTTTTCGTAAACGGTAAAACCGATAAGCAATCATGAAATCAATCGCAGCAAAGGAAACAATTAAATAGCTCCAGAAATTCCATCCTGAGGTGCTCACATTTTGAATGGCGAAGAAGACGAGCAGTACGCCTATAGAAAAATATAGGAGCGCCATTGTAATGGGAGATGCTCTCATAGTAATCCTCCAATGATGATAATTGATGTTTGCTGAATTTGTTCAAGCTGTTCCATCCAATCTTCTAGTCGATCAGCAAGAAGTACATTTACTACTGCTACAAATAGGTTAATCGCTACATGAGCGATAATTGGAACAAGAATTCGGCCAGTTTTTACATATAGAAAAGCAAATACTAATCCCATTGCGGTATATACAAGCAAATGTGTAAAGTCCATATGAACAGCAGCAAAGATCAATGAACTTCCGATACCCGCAATCCAAAATCCAAAGCGTTTATAAAGTGCACCAAAAATAACTAATCGGAACACAATCTCTTCAAGGATTGGACCAATAACAGAAACAACAATAATAAAAGCAGGAAACGCTTTTGCAAATTCAATGATTGTCTCTGTGTTTTCTGAGCCAGGCTCTATACCAAGAACAAACATTTCAATTAATGCAGCAGCATATTGAGCAGCGAAAACGAGAAAAACCCCAATAACCGACCAGCGAATGGCTTCGCCTCTTGTAGAACGACCAGCACGAGCATGGCGGTGCTTGATATCTGGCTTAAGAAGAAACAATATGATTAGTAATCCAAGCGAAAACGAAACCATACTCCAAATACCAGGAATTCGTTCCACTTCTACTCCTAAAGAAATAAGAAGCGGCATCCCGACAATGGCAGAGAGCTGCATTAAAGCGTATGTAATTAGAATCCACCAATAACGTATATTCAATGTACAAAGCTCCTTTAAACCGAGAATGTAATAATTTCATCAACATATTTTAACATAAGTAAGGTAGAAAAGCAGAAGGAAAGCCTTACGATTGCATCGAAACAGTATAAACGGAAATATTTTGGATATGATAAAGAAGGTTTGAGACAGGACATGTTCTCCATAAGTTATGTAAAAGACTAACTGATTATGAGCGATTGTTTGGGGAGCTTGTTTTTTACATATTAAGAAAAACAAAGCAATGTAAATGTTTTGTAAGCGTAAAAAAATTTATGTAAAACACTTGCAAAACGAATCAGATGTTATTATTATAATAAATGTGTTAGCACTCATCGAAGTCGAGTGCTAATAAATAAAAATTTGTTAACAGTTTGAAGGAGGGTGTTTTCCTTGTTAAAGCCATTAGGTGATCGTGTTGTCATTGAATTAGTTGAATCAGAGGAAAAAACTGCAAGCGGAATTGTACTACCGGATTCTGCAAAGGAAAAGCCTCAAGAAGGGAAAGTCGTTGCTGTTGGTTCTGGTCGTGTGACTGAAAATGGCGAGCGAGTTGCTCTTGAAGTAAGTGAAGGAAATACTATTATCTTCTCTAAATATGCTGGGACAGAAGTGAAATATGAAGGCAAAGAATATTTAATTCTTCGTGAGAGCGATATTCTTGCAATCGTTGGCTAAAAAATTTATGAGCTAAAGCTCTACATATACTATTAAAATTTTAGGAGGTTATCCCATGGCTAAAGATATTAAGTTTAGTGAAGACGCACGTCGCTCAATGCTTCGTGGTGTAGATGCACTTGCAAATGCTGTGAAAGTAACACTTGGACCAAAGGGACGTAACGTGGTTCTTGAAAAGAAATTTGGTTCTCCATTAATTACAAATGATGGTGTAACTATTGCTAAAGAAATCGAACTTGAAGATGCATTTGAAAACATGGGTGCAAAGCTTGTTGCTGAAGTAGCGAGCAAAACGAACGACATCGCTGGGGACGGTACAACTACAGCAACAGTTCTTGCTCAAGCTATGATCCGTGAAGGTCTTAAAAACGTAACTTCTGGTGCAAATCCAATGGTTATCCGTAAAGGAATTGAAAAAGCAACAGCAGCTGCTGTTGAAGAGTTACGTAAGATTTCTAAGCCAATCGAAGGCAAAGCTTCAATTGCACAAGTTGCAGCTATTTCAGCAGCTGATAATGAAGTAGGCGAAATCATTGCTGAAGCTATGGATCGTGTTGGTAACGACGGCGTTATCACAATTGAAGAATCTAAAGGTTTCTCTACAGAGCTTGAAGTTGTTGAAGGTATGCAATTTGACCGTGGATATGCATCTCCTTACATGGTAACAGACTCTGACAAAATGGAAGCTATTTTAGATAACCCATATGTTCTTATCACAGATAAGAAAATTGCTAACATCCAAGAAGTTCTTCCTGTTCTTGAGCAAGTAGTTCAACAAGGTCGTCCGATCCTTATCATCGCTGAAGATGTTGAAGGGGAAGCTCTAGCTACATTAGTAGTGAATAAATTACGTGGTACATTTAATGCAGTAGCTGTTAAAGCTCCTGGATTTGGTGACCGTCGTAAAGCAATGCTTGAAGACATTGCGATCCTTACAGGTGGTGAAGTGATTACAGAAGACCTAGGTTTAGACCTGAAGTCTGCTAATATCGCTCAACTTGGTCGCGCTGGTAAAGTTGTTGTAACAAAAGAAAATACAACAATTGTTGAAGGTGCAGGCGAAGCTGATCAAATTGCAGCTCGCGTGAACCAAATCAAAGCTCAACTTGAAGAAACAACTTCAGAGTTTGACAAGGAAAAGCTTCAAGAGCGCCTTGCTAAACTAGCTGGTGGTGTTGCCGTTCTTAAAGTTGGTGCTGCTACTGAAACAGAATTAAAAGAGCGTAAACTACGCATTGAAGATGCATTAAACTCAACTCGTGCTGCTGTTGAAGAAGGTATCGTAGCTGGTGGTGGTACTGCACTTGTCAACGTAATCAAAGCTGTTCAAGCTGTTCAAGCTGATGGCGATGAAGCAACAGGTGTAAACATCGTTCTTCGTGCTCTAGAAGAGCCAGTTCGTCAAATCGCACACAACGCTGGTCTTGAAGGATCTGTTATCGTTGAGCGTCTTAAAGGTGAAGCAGTTGGCCAAGGATTCAATGCGGCAACTGGCGAGTGGGTAAACATGGTTGAAGTTGGTATCGTTGACCCAACTAAAGTTACACGCTCAGCTTTACAACACGCTGCATCAGTATCAGCAATGTTCTTAACGACTGAAGCTGTAATCGCTGATAAACCAGAAGAAAACGCTGGTGCTGGCATGCCTGACATGGGCGGCATGGGCGGTATGGGTGGAATGGGCGGCATGATGTGATGACTGCTCAACCCCATGGTATATAAGGGTTTTTGGAGTGATTTGCTAACAAAATGCTAACACGAGTTAAAGGAATTGAGGCTTCTCAAAGGTTGATTAAACTATTGAGAAGCCTCTTTTTTTATTTTATTTGGTTATATCAATGAGCTTCAATTGAACTTTTAATGGAAAAGTTTCAAATAAAAAATAAAGAAATACTATTGAAAATGTTCAGAAACATTGTTATTATCAATGTAAGCGATATCAAAAACCGGTTTCAGAAATCGGTTTTATAATTAAAAAGGGTGAATGGTAGAATGGCGACTATAAATGATGTAGCTAAAAGAGCTGGTGTTTCAAAGAGTTCTGTATCAAGGGTATTAAATGGGAATTTTGAATACATGTCTGAAGAAATGAAAAACAAAATTTTAAAAGCTGTGGAGGAATTAAATTATAGACCTAATTCAGTAGCGCAGAGCTTAAAAAAGAAGTCCACACAAACTATTGGAATTATTATTTCTGATATATCTAACCCTTTTTGGTCTGAAGTATTAAAGGGAGTTCAATACGAATGTACACGTAGTGGATATGGTTTAATGGTGAGCAGTTCTGGAGAAGACGCTAAGGTCGAACTGGAAAATATTATTACATTAAAAAATAAACAAGTTGACGGATTAATTATTAATACGACTGGAAGAAATATGGATTTATTTAATCAATTAGAAGATGAGATGTATTCCTTTGTATTTTTGGATCGCTTTAATGATGATTTGAAAACAGATACAGTAATTGTTAACAACATCTTAGGGGCAAAACAATCAGTACAATATTTAATTGATCAGGGGCACAAACGAATAGCAACGCTACTATACCCAGTTGAAAATAAAAGTCCAAGGATAGATAGATTGGAAGGTTATAAGCAAGCATTAAGTGAGAATAATATTCCAATTGATGAAGATTTAATTAAAATATGCTCCCAAAAGAGTGAGAGTGGTATAAAAGCAACGAAAGCGTTGCTTTCCTTACCCAATAGACCAACAGCCATTTTTTCTACAAATACATTATTAAATTTAGAAGTACTTAGAGGTGTAAGGGAAGTAGGGTTAAATGTTCCAAAAGATGTATCACTATTTGGGTATGATGACTATCCATGGGTACCACTATTAGATCCACCACTTAGTACTGTTGCACAACCTGCATATCAAATGGGGGCAAAAGCTACTGCTTTGTTAATTAATAGAATGAAAAGAAAAAGAAAAACAAAGCCTAGAATTGTTCAATTAGATCCAGAACTTAAAATTCGTAGCTCTTGTTTACCGCCAAGTATATAGATTAATTACAGGAGGTGATGTAAAGGTAGGTATAAAAAAGTTTATCAATGTTGTCGTCACTAAAAAAAGCCTCGTAAGAAATGATGTTTCCCAAAAAACATCGTACGAGACTTAAAGAAAAAATCTGTATTTAATTAGTTTACACTAGGAGGGTCTATTATGCAAAGATCTAAGATTGGATTATTCTTAATAAGCTTAATTACTTTATTAATTTTAGCAGCTTGTGGTTCACAATCATCTTCACAGGAAGGTAGCAATGCTGAAGATGCTGCAAATGGAGCTGTAAACGAAGGAACTAACTAGGAAATAGTAATACGATTAGGTCATGGAACTGCTACAAGTTCACTATACCATGCTGGTTCTGAGAAGTTTAAAGAGTTAATTGAAGAAAAAACAGAAGGAAAAGTTAAAGTTGACATTTATACCGATGGTCAATTAGGTCATGATCGAGAGTTAGTTGATGGTATGGGGTTAGGGACTATTGAAATGGGAATGGTTGGTGTTGAACCGGTCACAACATTGGTTCCGAAATTACAAGCGGTTAATTTACCTTATGTATTTACAGATCGTGAAACAACTTATTCTGTATTAGATGGAGAAATTGGTGCAGAAATGGTTGAAGAACTACCTGAGAAAAGTGGAATTCGTGTTTTAGGTTATTTTGAAAATGGATTCAGACACATTTCAAACTCTAAAGGTGAAATTAATAGTCTTGAAGACTTAAAGGGGTTAGCAATTCGTACTTCGGAAAGCCCAGTTTCCCTTTCCATTTTTAGATCTTTAGGAGCAAACCCTACTCCGATGTCTTTTGGTGAACTATATACGGGTCTTCAGCAAGGAACAGTTGATGGACAAGAGAATCCAGTTTCGTTATTTTACACGTCAGGGTTTTATGAAATTCAAGATTATCTTGCTTTAACTCGTCATATGTATTCGCCAATGTTGTTAGTCATTAGTGAGCAAAAATGGGCGGGCCTCTCTCCAGAAATTCAAGCTGCAATTCAAGAAGCATCTGATGGAGCAAGAGATTATGAAAGACAACTAAGTCAGCAACAAGAAGAGGAATATATCCAAAAGGTAAGAGATGAAGGAGTTACTATTACTGAACCAGATCTTGCGCCATTTATCGAAGCTTCAAAGGATGTTTACTTAGAATTTGAGGATGCGTTTGGAGCAGATTTCTATGAAAGATTGTTAGAAGCAACTAATTAAAAAAATGGGGCTGTGATCAGCCCCATTATATTCCCCTCAAGAAAGTGTTCAGTGCTTTAATCAAATTTCTAAGCCGCTAACTAATGGTTCGTTCTTTTTATTAATCTCCATTCATAAAAAATGACATCATTTGAAAAACTGAAATCTAGTATATGCTTTGGAGAGTCTGGTTATATTTTATAAGTTTCTTAGAGAGAAGAATTTTTAATAAAAAGAGAGGTTTTATAAATGAAAGTGGTTAAATGGATGGATGATTATATAGAGGAATTTCTATTAGTTATATTATCAATAATCATGGTTACTGTTATTGGTGTGCAGGTGTTTATGAGGTTTGTGATGAACTCATCTCTACCATGGTCAGAGGAGCTTGCCAGATATTGTTTCATTTGGCTCATATATATCGGGATCAGCTATGGGGTGAAAAGGCAACGTCACATAAAGGTAGATGTCGTTTTATTGTTATTAAGAGACAAAGCGAAAATTGTATTAAATATTATAGCGAATTTATTCTTTTTAGGTTTTGCAATCTTTGTAGTTATTAAAGGTTATGATATATCGCAAAGACTCTTTCAATTTGGTCAAACAGCCGCATCATTGAATATTCCAATGGGTTTAGTATATATGGCAACACCAATCGGAATGGGCTTAACGTCTATTCGTATCATTCAACAACTGATAAAACAAGTTAAAGCATTATTGGGATATGGAAACTTTCAAGTGAAAACGGAACAAGAACTAATTCTAGAAGGATCGAAAGAACCTGATAGCAAAGGAGGCGGAAAATGACTTCATTAATTCTATTTGGAAGCCTTACTTTGTTTCTATTGATGAGTATCCCGATCGGTATAGCGATTGGACTGGCATCATTATTTACAATTTTATATTCGAATGTAATTCCTTTGGATTTTCTCGTGCAAGGATTGGTTACTTCTGTTGATTCCTTTCCACTTATGGCTGTCCCTTTCTTTATCCTTGCTGGTGAAATTATGGGCAGAGGTGGAGTTTCGGATCGTTTATTTCGCGTAGCAAACTCGATTGTTGGTAATGTAACAGGAGGTTTTGCTATTGCAACTATCTTTACCTGTATGTTCTTTGCAGCGATTTCCGGATCTGGTCCGGCAACGGTTGCGGCCGTCGGCGGTATTATGATTCCAGCGATGGTTCGTCAAGGGTACGATATTAAGTTTTCAACAGCATTAGTAGCTGCGTCTGGTTCTCTTGGTGTCATTATTCCACCAAGTATACCGATGGTTATTTATGGGGTTACAGGTAGTGTTTCAATTGGTAATATGTTTATCGCAGGAATCTTACCTGGAATCGTTGTTGGGTTAGGATTAGCTGTCTACGCTTATTACTATTCAAAGAAAAAAGGTTACAGTGGGACTGGCATTAAGTTTAGTCTAAAAAATGTTGGAAAAGAAACCTGGGAAGCAAAGTGGGCCTTATTTATTCCATTTATTATTTTAGGTGGGATATACGGAGGCATCTTCACACCTACAGAGGCAGCAGTTGTTGCAGTTATTTATGGTTTATTTGCTGGAGTAATCATTTATCGTGAATTAGGGTTTAGAGACCTGCCCCAAGTACTTGCAGATTCTGCATTGACTACGGCTACTGTTCTTATCATTGTTGGTTCAGCAACTGCGTTTGGACGGTTATTAAACTTAGAACAAATACCGAGTAGAATAGCCGAAGGACTTCTAACAATATCTGAGAATAAAATTGTGATTATTCTATTGATCGCAGTGTTACTACTTATTGTTGGCTGTTTTATGGAAACGATCGCTTCAATTATTATTCTGACACCAATTCTTTTACCAATTGGAATTAGCTTGGGATATGATCCAATTCACTTCGGTATCTTTATGATTGTCGGTTTAGCGATTGGGTTTATCACTCCGCCATTAGGAGTCAATCTCTTTGTAGGATCAGGGATATCGGGCGTTTCGATTGAATCACTTTCGAAAGCAATATTACCGTTCTTTATCGTCATGGTTGTTACGTTGTTAATCATCATTTTTATCCCGCAACTTTCGTTATTACTCATTGGCTAGTTGAAGTAATAGCTGCCATGTAATGGGGACAATTAGTATTGATTATCGGTAAATACACTTAAACTAGCTAAAGGAGAGGATGAAGTTAATGAAATATAGCACTGAGTTTTTAAAGTCTTATATTTGTGATGTATTGAAGGCAGTTGGGTTAACAGAAGAAAATGGACGAATTGTCGCAGAAAGCTTGATTTCAGCAAACCTTCGTGGTGTTGATTCTCATGGTGTCACTAGACTACCAATTTATGTAAAGAGGCTTCAAACTGGAGCTGTTACACCCAACCCAAATGTTCAAGTTGAACAGGAAAGTGATGCTACGCTTTTAATTGATGGTAATGATGGTATGGGACAAATCGTTGGTACTAAAGCAATTGAATTAGGAGTAGAGAAAGCTAAGAAGAATGGTGCCGTTTATATTGGTGTAAAAAACTCTACCCACTTTGGAACAGGTGCGTTCTTTATTCAGCAAGCATTAAAGCATGACATGATTGCCTATGCAATGTCAAATGCTCCATCTACTATGGCACCTTTTGGTGGAATTCAGCCATATTTAGGTACGAATCCATTTGCCTTTGGGGTACCAGCGCAAAAAAATAAGCCAATTATTTTTGATATGGCAACAAGTGTTGTTGCTAGAGGAAAAATAATTTCTGCGGAGCAAAGAGATGAGGATATCCCATTAGGTTGGGCTATTGATAAAGAAGGTCGCCCTACTACGAATGCAAAAGAAGCTTTAGAAGGAACGGTACTGCCTTTTGCAGGACCAAAAGGATATGCTATCTCGTTAATGATGGATATTATGAGTGGAGTTTTAACAGGTGCAGGTTTTGGTCCACATATCAATAATATTTATGGAGACTTTGATAAACCACAAAATGTTGGGCATTTTTTTCAGCTGATTGACGTTAACCGCTTTATGCCAGCAGAGCACTTTAAAATGAGAGTAGATCAAATGATTGATGAAATAAAGTCTTCTCCAAAGGCGGTAGGTGTAGAAGAAATTTTCTTGCCTGGAGAAATTGAACTGAACACTGAACAAGAGCGTCTTAACAATGGAATTCACCTTGGTAAGGAGGTGTACGAGTCTATAAAGCTTGTAGGAGAAGAAGTTGGAGTTTCTATTGATAATTTCAAACTACAAAATAGGAGAGATTTACGATGAATTTATTAAGTCGAGTATTTAGTTATGAGCTTCCTACAGAAATTGTATTCGGTATTAATTCGATAGAGCAACTATCGCAAAAGGTAAGAGGCTTACAAGGGAATAGAGTGTTAGTCATTACTGATCCTGGGGTAAAAGATGCTGGAATTTTAGATAAATTGATAAAGCAAATCGATGCTGATATTTCGTTTGATACATTTTGGGACATCGAAAGAGAACCAGATGTGAAAACAATCCGTAATGCTACTGAAAAAGCAAAAGAGTTTGGTGCTGATTTAATAGTTGGAATTGGTGGAGGTAGTGCACTAGATGCGGCCAAGGCTGTTGCAATTATGCTTAATAATGATGGTGATATTATTGATTATGCCGGATTAAACAATGTACCTAATCCAAGCGTACCAACAATTTGTATTCCAACAACTTCAGGAACAGGTAGTGAAGTAACAATTTGGACTGTTATTTCAGATAAAGATAATAATCGAAAGTTTGGTATTGGTGGAAAATCAATTGCTCCCACAATGGCATTGTGTGATCCTAATTTAACGACATCATTACCAGGCTTAATGACAGCTGCAACAGGTGTAGATGCACTTACACATGCGCTAGAGTC
Proteins encoded:
- a CDS encoding redox-sensing transcriptional repressor Rex; its protein translation is MKNDQTKIPQATAKRLPLYYRFLENLYASGKQRVSSTELSEAVKVDSATIRRDFSYFGALGKKGYGYNVNYLLSFFRKTLDQDELTKVALVGVGNLGTAFLHYNFSKNKNTQIVMAFDVDENKIGTNVGGVPVYHLKDFKEVIDSDVTVAILTVPSAAAQKIADQLVEAGIQGILNFTPARLDVPETVRVHHIDLTVELQSLVYFLKHYPV
- a CDS encoding twin-arginine translocase TatA/TatE family subunit; the protein is MGLGAGSIAIIALVALLIFGPKKLPELGKAAGNTLREFKQATKGLADDEDDKKKDKDKA
- the tatC gene encoding twin-arginine translocase subunit TatC — protein: MEHKDMSVMEHIVELRRRIVISLIFFTVALIAGFFLAKPLIMYLQSTPTAQDLPMNAFKLTDPIRIFMTFAVSVGFVLTFPVIMYQLWAFIRPGLHEKEQKATLAYIPFAFILFLLGISFSYFILFPFIIQFMGNLSESLGITEQYGINEYFSFLFQITLPFGLLFQLPVVVMFFTRLGMITPTFLGQVRKIAYFVLLVIAGFITPPEIISHLMVTVPLLLLYEFSIWVSYLTYRKVKRLEAAREAELEK
- a CDS encoding DoxX family protein, which codes for MIGKFFRDNKYIAGVWFVLRVYLGWAWLTAGWGKVTGEFNAGGFLQGAVANPVLKGEELIYPNYVAFLESFAIPNAELFSIVVAWGEVLVGLGLILGVLTSAAAFFGVVMNISFLFAGTISTNPWMIMISMFLLAAGANAGRYGGDRWVLPYLKAKVFRRNKDDQSMNVTGQLKEAV
- a CDS encoding MDR family MFS transporter; translation: MNISEKWLVVIAVLLGSFTMILNNSMLNPAIPQLMDVFLADAVSTGWVITIFMVTMGMTVPVTGYLGDRFGKKKLYIIGLCIFILGSILGSQSWNLSSLILFRGLQGIGGGIMMPLSMALIFEAFPRKERGLATGVWGVSAMMAPTIGPTFGGFILETMNWTYLFLVNVPFGLIGLWFALRYLPHSKSNNRVTFDRYGFVTVTLGVGAVLFALGRISEFAHLGERMNLLLLALGIVLLYVFVRIERKVEQPLLDLDLFKIPAYTYSMIITSISSIGLFAGIFLIPLLIQQVYQFGPIMTGFVFLPSALLTGIFMSIGGRILDRSGATGVISSGLIIVTIGTFPLGFLTVESSLAIVFVWMAIRGIGMGLSGMPSTTTGMNAIPNHLISRGSAVNNVVRQMSSAFGIVFVSIYYEVRRGQLTASMNSFEEASIQAINEGFIVVSILTALTIPIAFLLERAARNDERKMRSNS
- a CDS encoding YdiK family protein, which encodes MRASPITMALLYFSIGVLLVFFAIQNVSTSGWNFWSYLIVSFAAIDFMIAYRFYRLRKVIKQLQKQNKKKKD
- a CDS encoding CPBP family intramembrane glutamic endopeptidase; the encoded protein is MQLSAIVGMPLLISLGVEVERIPGIWSMVSFSLGLLIILFLLKPDIKHRHARAGRSTRGEAIRWSVIGVFLVFAAQYAAALIEMFVLGIEPGSENTETIIEFAKAFPAFIIVVSVIGPILEEIVFRLVIFGALYKRFGFWIAGIGSSLIFAAVHMDFTHLLVYTAMGLVFAFLYVKTGRILVPIIAHVAINLFVAVVNVLLADRLEDWMEQLEQIQQTSIIIIGGLL
- the groES gene encoding co-chaperone GroES is translated as MLKPLGDRVVIELVESEEKTASGIVLPDSAKEKPQEGKVVAVGSGRVTENGERVALEVSEGNTIIFSKYAGTEVKYEGKEYLILRESDILAIVG